In a single window of the Montipora capricornis isolate CH-2021 chromosome 11, ASM3666992v2, whole genome shotgun sequence genome:
- the LOC138023177 gene encoding uncharacterized protein → MSPTITKKKMQKKKKQKTRTLNQTNQLLQKLYYEVDRPSALGGVDKLYRAARRYGLKRTQVLDWLRQQPGYTLHKPARKHFRRNRVIVFDIDSQWQADLVDLQHLSQWNQGYKYLLTCIDVLSKYEGRKPEKLQTDAGTEFKNKTFQTFLKKENVHHFVTYNETKAQVVERFNRTLKQLMWRMFTTSSSYHYLDQLDDLVNGNYNQSVHRSIKMRPADVNENNASEVWNNLYRNLFKKPTKYKFKVGDQVKISKHKRIFEKGYLPSWTEETFTVAQRLPRDPPVYRLKEADGDWIQGTFYEFELQKVIETEKHLFRIETILKRRGRGANKEVLVHWKGWPKKYDSWIPHNQLVALQQT, encoded by the exons ATGTCACCGACAATCACgaagaagaaaatgcaaaagaagaagaaacagaaAACGCGGACCCTAAATCAGACGAACCAACTACTACAGAAACTGTATTATGAAGTGGATCGACCATCCGCCTTAGGGGGAGTGGACAAACTGTATCGTGCGGCGCGTCGGTATGGTTTGAAACGTACGCAAGTACTCGATTGGCTCCGCCAACAACCTGGCTATACCCTACACAAACCTGCAAGAAAACACTTTCGTCGTAACCGAGTAATCGTGTTTGATATAGATTCGCAATGGCAGGCGGACTTGGTTGATTTGCAGCATTTGAGTCAGTGGAATCAAGGATACAAGTATTTACTGACTTGTATCGATGTCCTTTCCAAATAC GAAGGTCGCAAACCTGAGAAGTTGCAAACAGATGCCGGAACCGAATTTAAGAACAAAACGTTTCAAACCTTTCTCAAAAAGGAGAATGTACATCATTTTGTAACCTACAACGAAACCAAAGCCCAAGTGGTTGAAAgattcaaccgcactttgaagCAACTTATGTGGCGTATGTTCACAACCAGCAGCTCGTACCATTATTTGGACCAACTGGACGATTTAGTCAATGGGAATTACAATCAAAGCGTGCACCGTAGCATCAAAATGAGACCAGCGGATGTCAACGAGAATAACGCATCAGAGGTCTGGAACAATTTGTATAGAAATCTGTTCAAAAAGCCGACAAAGTATAAATTCAAAGTGGGAGATCAAGTCAAGATCAGTAAGCATAAACGCATCTTTGAAAAAGGTTACTTACCATCCTGGACGGAGGAAACTTTCACTGTTGCTCAGAGACTTCCGCGCGACCCACCCGTGTATCGCCTAAAGGAAGCAGACGGTGACTGGATTCAAGGCACTTTTTACGAATTTGAGTTACAGAAAGTGATAGAAACGGAAAAACACCTGTTTCGTAttgaaacaattttaaaacgCAGGGGACGAGGAGCGAATAAGGAGGTGTTGGTACATTGGAAAGGTTGGCCAAAGAAATACGACAGTTGGATTCCTCATAACCAGTTGGTCGCTTTACAACAAACATGA
- the LOC138024365 gene encoding tetratricopeptide repeat protein 28-like: MADNKMNVFEQLIQDLSVARKEGNRKGEGIAYLNLGNYYYGLAYFEQAKRDYTEALRIFKEIGFSAGEGKACGNLGRACHSLGYFKRATAYYKQHLSIAKEVGDRAVEGRANGNLGNSYHSLGKFKRAIEYHKQDLCIAKEVGDRAGEGRANGNLGNAYRSLGNFKRAMEYDEQHLSIAKEEGDRAGEGGANGNLGNSYQGLGNFKRAIKYHEQDLSIAQEGGDRAGEGRANGNLGNAYHSLGNFKRAIEYHEQALSLAKEGGDRAGEGGALANLGNAYCSMGYFKRAIEYHEQHFTIAKEVGDRAGEGSANGNLGTAYHSLGNFKRGMEYHEQHLSIAKEVGDRAGEGGANGNLGNSYHSLGNFKRAIEYHEQHLCIAKEVGDRAGEGKANGNLGNAYCRLGNFKRGMEYHEQHLSIAKEVGDRAVEGRANGNLGNSYHSLGNFKRAIEYHEQHLCIAKEVGDRAGEGRAIGSLGNAYRSLGNFKRAIEYDEQHLSIAKEVGDRAGEGGANGNVGNSYLSLGNFKRAIKYHEQDLSIAKEVGDRAGEGRANGNLGNAYHRLGSFKRAKECHEQHLSIAKEVGDRAGEGRANGNLGNAYHSLGNFKRAIEYHEQHLSIAKKVGDKAGEGGANGNLGNSYHSLGNFKRAIEYHEQHLCIAKEVGNRAGEGTANGNLGRAYNSLGNFKRAIEYHEQHLSIAKEVGDRAGEGTAIGNLGNAYRSLGNFKRAIEYHEQHLSIAKEVGDRAGEGTANGNLGNAYHSLGNFKRAIEYHEQHLSIAKEVGDRAGEGGANGNLGNSYHGLGNSKRGIEYHEQHLSIAKEVGDFAAEGMANGNLGVAYHSLGNFKRAIEYFEQHLSIAKEVGDRAGEGKANGNLGVAYHSLGNFKRAIEYHKQDLSIAQEVGDRAREGSANGNLGNAYHSLGNFKRAKEYHEQDLSIAKEVGDRAREGSANGNLGNAYRRLGNFKRAIEYHEQHLSIAKEVGDRAGEGGANGNLGNAYHSLGNFKRAIEYHEQDLSIAKEVGDRAGEGKAYGNLGRAYGSMGELENALLFNEQHLTISKETEDPVGQGMACYRLGLFHEFLGSLCKALNFYRLSIKRFDETRRLLQLEDAWKISFRDTCHWAYTALWTALLKNGEVAEALFAAEQGRAQALTDILKVRFDVDEEPTSAIARTESMSALMKYLPLQTVFIALAGNKISFWLLRRGSGINYREKEIENGTADSLIKTAFKQIGAGAVVRCEDRSVHRHRSPFSGSGEVVEESFQSFSVSDNPLQSLYDFLISPIADLLQGDDLIFVPDGPFCLAPYSALSDSVRIRTFPSLTALKVISSALNDFNSKNEALLVGDPCLKEITWGTGGPIYKQLPCAKKEVEMIGELLQTTPLTGENATKAEVLRRIKSVALIHIAAHGDDEFGEIVLAPNPNRASQIPKEEDYMLTMNDVHAVRLQAKLVVLSCCHSGQGEVKSEGVVGIARAFLCAGARSVLVSLWAIDDEATFLFMKSFYQHLADRKSTSLALHHAMKSLRETKEYSAIKYWAPFVLIGDDVSFEFGLQQLEKDETASKT, encoded by the exons ATGGCAGACAACAAGATGAACGTTTTCGAGCAGCTTATACAAGACCTTAGCGTTGCCAGAAAAGAGGGAAACAGAAAAGGGGAGGGTATTGCATATTTGAATTTAggcaattattattatggcttGGCTTATTTTGAACAGGCCAAGAGGgattacacagaagcattaagGATTTTTAAGGAAATAGGTTTCAGTgctggagaaggaaaagcctgTGGCAATCTCGGTCGTGCTTGTCACAGTCTGGGATATTTTAAGCGAGCCACTGCGTATTataaacaacatcttagcattgcaaaagaagtaggggatagggccgtcGAGGGaagggccaatggtaatctcggcaactcttatcacagtctggggaaatttaagcgagccatagagtatcacaaACAAGATCTTTGCATTGccaaagaagtaggggatagggccggggagggaagggccaatggtaatctcggcaacgcttatcgcagtctgggcaattttaagcgagccatggAGTATgatgaacaacatcttagcattgcaaaagaagaaggggatagggctggggagggaggggccaatggtaatctcggcaactcTTATCAGGgtctggggaattttaagcgagccataaagtatcacgaacaagatcttagcattgcacaGGAAggaggggatagggccggggagggaagggcgaatggtaatctcggcaacgcttatcacagtctgggcaattttaagcgagccatagagtatcacgaacaagcTCTTAGCCTTGCAAAAGAAGGAGGGGATAGGGCCGGTGAGGGAGGGGCCCTTgctaatctcggcaacgcttattgcAGTATGGGatattttaagcgagccatagagtaccatgaacaACATTTTaccattgcaaaagaagtaggggatagggccggggagggatcggccaatggtaatctcggcaccgcttatcacagtctgggcaattttaagcgaggcATGGAGTAtcatgaacaacatcttagcattgcaaaagaagtaggggatagggccggagagggaggggccaatggtaatctcggcaattcttatcacagtctgggaaattttaagcgagccatagagtatcatgaACAACATCTTTGCATTGccaaagaagtaggggatagggccggggagggaaaggccaatggtaatctcggcaacgcttattgcaggctgggcaattttaagcgaggcATGGAGTAtcatgaacaacatcttagcattgcaaaagaagtaggggatagggccgtcGAGGGaagggccaatggtaatctcggcaactcttatcacagtctggggaattttaagcgagccatagagtatcatgaACAACATCTTTGCATTgcgaaagaagtaggggatagggccggggagggaagggCCATTGGTagtctcggcaacgcttatcgcagtctgggcaattttaagcgagccatagagtatgatgaacaacatcttagcattgcaaaagaagtaggggatagggctggggagggaggGGCCAATGGTAATGTCGGCAACTCTTATCtcagtctggggaattttaagcgagccataaagtatcacgaacaagatcttagcattgcaaaagaagtaggggatagggccggggagggaagggccaatggtaatctcggcaacgcttatcacagacTCGGCAGTTTTAAGCGAGCCAAAGAGtgtcacgaacaacatcttagcattgcaaaagaagtaggggatagggccggggagggaagggccaatggtaatctcggcaacgcttatcacagtctgggcaattttaagcgagccatagagtatcatgaacaacatcttagcattgcaaaaaaaGTAGGGGATAAGGCCGGGGAGGGAGgagccaatggtaatctcggcaactcTTATCACAGTCTTGggaattttaagcgagccatagagtatcatgaacaacatctttgcattgcaaaagaagtagggaatagggcCGGGGAAGGAacggccaatggtaatctcggcaggGCTTAtaacagtctgggcaattttaagcgagccatagagtatcacgaacaacatcttagcattgcaaaagaagtaggggatagggccggggagggaacgGCCattggtaatctcggcaacgcttatcgcagtctgggcaattttaagcgagccatagagtatcacgaacaacatcttagcattgcaaaagaagtaggggatagggccggggagggaacgGCCAATGGTAacctcggcaacgcttatcacagtctgggcaattttaagcgagccatagagtatcatgaacaacatcttagcattgcaaaagaagtaggggatagggctggggaaggaggggccaatggtaatctcggcaactcTTATCACGGTCTGGGGAATTCTAAGCGAGGCATAGAGTAtcatgaacaacatcttagcattgcaaaagaagtaggggatttTGCCGCGGAGGGAatggccaatggtaatctcggcgttgcttatcacagtctgggcaattttaagcgagctaTAGAGTATtttgaacaacatcttagcattgcaaaagaagtaggggatagagCTGGGGAGGGaaaggccaatggtaatctcggcgtTGCTTATCACAGTCtaggcaattttaagcgagccatagagtatcataaacaagatcttagcattgcacaagaagtaggggatagggccagGGAGGGAAgcgccaatggtaatctcggcaacgcttatcacagtctgggcaattttaagcgagccaaaGAGTATCATgaacaagatcttagcattgcaaaagaagtaggggatagggccagGGAGGGAAgtgccaatggtaatctcggcaacgcttatcgcaGACtcggcaattttaagcgagccatagagtatcatgaacaacatcttagcattgcaaaagaagtaggggatagggccggagagggaggggccaatggtaatctcggcaacgcttatcacagtctgggcaattttaagcgagccatcgagtatcacgaacaagatcttagcattgcaaaagaagtaggggatagggccggggagggaaaggcctatggcaatctcggcaggGCTTATGGCAGTATGGGTGAGCTTGAAAATGCTCTTCTCTTTAACGAACAACATCTTACTATTTCCAAGGAGACGGAGGATCCAGTAGGGCAAGGAATGGCTTGCTATCGGCTTGGTCTTTTTCATGAATTTTTAGGCTCGTTATGCAAAGCCCTTAATTTTTATCGTCTAAGCATAAAACGTTTCGATGAAACAAGGCGTCTTCTTCAGTTAGAAGAcgcatggaaaataagctttcgtgatACATGCCATTGGGCGTACACAGCTCTGTGGACAGcacttttgaagaatggagaggttgCTGAGGCTTTGTTTGCTGCTGAacaaggacgagcacaggctttgaCAGACATTTTGAAGGTGCGATTTGACGTTGATGAAGAACCTACCTCGGCAATTGCGAGGACGGAATCTATGTCCGCTCTTATGAAATATTTGCCTTTACAAACAGTTTTCATAGCACTTGCAGGGAACAAAATCAGTTTTTGGCTTCTGAGAAGAGGAAGCGGAATAAACTATAGGgaaaaggaaatcgaaaatgGAACTGCTGACTCACTGATAAAGACTGCTTTTAAACAGATTGGCGCTGGGGCTGTTGTCCGATGCGAGGATCGCTCTGTACACAGACATCGCAGTCCGTTCTCTGGCAGTGGAGAAGTTGTTGAGGAATCTTTTCAGTCTTTCAGCGTGTCCGACAACCCCTTGCAGTCCTTGTATGATTTCTTAATCAGTCCCATTGCAGACTTGCTCCAGGGTGATGACTTgatctttgttcctgatggaccattttgcttggctccttattctgcattgagtgactctgtcaggatccgtacTTTTCCCTCGCTAACCGCCTTAAAAGTGATCTCTAGTGCACTTAACGACTTCAATAGTAAGAATGAAGCGTTACTTGTGGGCGATCCGTGCTTGAAGGAAATCACTTGGGGCACCGGTGGACCCATTTATAAACAGTTGCCATGCGCGAAAAAAGAGGTGGAGATGATTGGAGAACTTCTACAGACCACGCCTCTCACGGGCGAAAATGCAACGAAAGCTGAGGTCCTGAGAAGAATAAAAtcagttgctttaatccacATTGCGGCTCATGGAGATGATGAATTTGGAGAAATTGTTTTGGCCCCAAATCCCAACCGTGCATCCCAGATTCCCAaagaggaagattacatgttaacAATGAACGATGTTCATGCAGTTCGTCTTCAGGCAAAGCTGGTTGTGctgagttgctgtcatagtggtcagggagaggtaaaatctgagggtGTGGTGGGAATAGCCagagctttcctgtgtgctggtgcccggtctgttctggtgtcactctgggcaattgatgaTGAGGCGACCTTCTTGTTCATGAAGAGTTTTTatcaacacttggcagataggAAAAGTACAAGTTTAGCTCTTCACCATGCCatgaaatctcttcgggagACAAAGGAGTATTCCGCCATtaaatactgggcgccatttgttctaattggcgatgatgtctcGTTTGAATTTGGGCTACAGCAACTCGAAAAGGATG aaacggcGTCCAAAACTTGA